One window of Dermacentor albipictus isolate Rhodes 1998 colony chromosome 9, USDA_Dalb.pri_finalv2, whole genome shotgun sequence genomic DNA carries:
- the LOC135906089 gene encoding RNA polymerase-associated protein RTF1 homolog: MVKRKNRVVLESSSGESDSPDDLDGELLLLAKKKRSESEGSPQKSQPEESSKPAGAAAYSDSETSESDDDWTVDGKGGAKARKGKLSKKTARKNRSSGSEAENKSGASSSSEPEEGEVSDSGGGSSAPAGGSGSEDDDDDDDPEEEEFNDGYDENLMGDEEDQARLAQMTEKEREQELFNRIEKREVLKTRFEIEKKLRLAKRNEQKRKAKKEEGGSASSKGGEGVSASSRCKERRRMVEERKDKLDKKAQAIKDLKAEREKKRKQLQEQMQKEEEEKEKRKSQEEEESQAQTSRKLKASDIYSDDDDDDASDRDDDEQDDQAGGDTSERRRSSSSSSSSDEEESKPQLAATKEEISKIRLSRHKLERWVHAPFFAKTVIGCFVRIGIGSNNGRAVYRVAQITDVVETAKVYALGRCRTNKGLRLKHGKQERVFRLEFVSNQDFAESEFMKWKEVMALEGASFPTTEEVIRKVKDIQDALNYQYKESDVETIVSEKQRFQRNPHNYAVRKTQLMKQKEMAEQKGDQEETQRLAGELEQLEERARELDKQRTSTISAISYINERNRLKNIVEIERAILEEAKLNKEKADDPFTRRKCAPSLVTKKGPAEAKAAAPVPTKKPEQPVVNIAAVEPTRKQQDQQPHRNEEDMFSAHDFDIKIDLDISVSTAPSAIARPSTGARPAVPKRSLNLEEYKKLRGLI; encoded by the coding sequence ATGGTGAAGCGCAAAAACCGGGTGGTGCTGGAGTCCAGCAGTGGGGAAAGTGACAGCCCCGACGACTTGGACGGTGAGCTGCTGCTACTCGCCAAGAAGAAGAGGTCTGAGTCGGAAGGCTCGCCACAGAAATCTCAACCCGAGGAGAGCTCCAAGCCCGCCGGTGCGGCCGCGTACAGCGACTCGGAGACGTCGGAGAGCGACGACGACTGGACCGTTGACGGCAAGGGAGGCGCCAAGGCGCGCAAAGGCAAGCTATCGAAGAAAACGGCTCGGAAGAACCGCTCGTCGGGTAGCGAAGCCGAGAACAAGAGCGGCGCGTCGTCCTCGTCCGAGCCCGAGGAGGGCGAAGTCTCGGACTCTGGTGGCGGTTCTTCGGCGCCGgccggcggcagcggcagcgaagacgacgatgacgacgacgatccCGAAGAAGAGGAGTTCAACGACGGCTACGACGAGAACCTCATGGGCGATGAGGAAGATCAGGCGCGGCTGGCACAGATGACAGAAAAAGAACGCGAGCAGGAACTGTTCAACCGCATCGAAAAGAGAGAAGTGCTCAAAACGCGGTTCGAGATCGAAAAGAAGCTGAGGCTCGCCAAACGGAACGAGCAAAAGCGCAAAGCCAAGAAGGAGGAAGGCGGCTCCGCCAGCAGCAAAGGTGGTGAGGGCGTGTCGGCCAGCTCTAGATGCAAAGAGAGACGCCGCATGGTCGAGGAGCGAAAGGACAAGCTAGACAAGAAGGCGCAAGCCATCAAGGATCTCAAAGCTGAGCGCGAGAAGAAGCGAAAACAGCTCCAGGAACAAATGCaaaaggaggaggaagaaaaggaGAAGCGTAAGTCCCAGGAAGAAGAGGAGTCCCAAGCCCAGACGTCCAGGAAGCTCAAAGCTAGTGACATCTACtcggatgacgacgacgacgatgcttCGGACAGAGATGATGATGAGCAGGACGACCAGGCCGGAGGCGACACGTCGGAGCGCCGGCGTTCCTCTTCCTCATCCTCGTCCTCTGATGAGGAAGAGTCAAAGCCACAATTAGCTGCCACAAAGGAAGAGATAAGCAAGATACGGCTGTCACGTCACAAGCTGGAGCGCTGGGTGCACGCTCCATTCTTTGCAAAGACTGTGATTGGCTGCTTTGTGCGTATTGGCATTGGCTCCAACAACGGTCGCGCCGTGTACAGGGTGGCACAGATTACGGACGTGGTTGAAACTGCAAAAGTGTATGCCCTGGGTCGCTGTCGCACCAACAAGGGCTTACGCCTGAAGCACGGTAAGCAAGAGAGAGTATTCCGACTTGAATTTGTTTCTAACCAGGACTTCGCAGAATCTGAGTTCATGAAGTGGAAGGAAGTGATGGCTCTTGAGGGGGCTTCGTTCCCCACCACAGAAGAGGTCATACGAAAAGTCAAAGACATCCAGGACGCACTGAATTACCAGTACAAGGAGTCGGATGTGGAGACTATTGTGAGTGAGAAGCAGCGTTTCCAGCGCAATCCGCATAACTATGCAGTGCGAAAGACTCAGCTCATGAAGCAGAAGGAGATGGCAGAACAGAAAGGAGACCAGGAAGAGACACAGAGATTAGCTGGAGAGCTGGAGCAGCTTGAGGAGCGTGCCCGAGAGTTGGATAAGCAGCGTACGAGTACTATCAGTGCCATTAGCTACATCAATGAGCGAAACCGGCTCAAGAACATTGTTGAGATTGAACGTGCCATCCTGGAAGAGGCCAAGTTAAACAAGGAAAAGGCTGATGACCCTTTCACGAGACGAAAGTGTGCTCCGAGTCTTGTCACGAAAAAGGGGCCAGCAGAGGCCAAGGCAGCTGCACCAGTGCCCACAAAGAAACCAGAACAGCCAGTAGTTAACATAGCTGCGGTTGAGCCAACTCGGAAGCAACAAGATCAGCAACCTCATCGAAACGAAGAAGACATGTTCTCCGCTCATGACTTCGACATCAAAATCGACCTGGACATTTCAGTCTCCACAGCACCTTCGGCCATAGCAAGACCATCGACAGGTGCGAGGCCAGCTGTTCCAAAACGTTCCCTGAACTTGGAAGAATACAAAAAACTTCGAGGACTTATATGA